CTAATGGTGAAAATGTCGCTGGAGGCGCAGGCATCACTTCGGAGACGGCTCGCGAGTTGTTTGATGCCGGCGTTGATTTTATAACTACGGGGAACCACGTGTGGGATAATAAAGAGGTATTTTCGCTATTGGAAAATGAAAGTCGGATAATTAGGCCCATTAACTACCCTCCGGGCTGCCCAGGCCAAGGATATGCTATCATTACAAGCAACATGGGAATTCCCGTTGGTATTATTAATGCCTCGGGAAGAACATTTTTGCCTAGCTTGGACTGTCCGTTTCGTGCATGCGCAACTGCAGTTGACGACCTATATGGTGAAACCAAGAACATAATTATCGATTTCCATGCGGAGGCAACATCGGAGAAGCTTGCCTTTGGGTGGTTCATGGACGGAAAGGTATCTGCGATCATAGGAACGCATACGCATGTTCAGACTAATGATGCTCGAATCCTTCCCCGTGGAACTGCATACATTACGGATGTAGGTATGACTGGGCCCAGGGACTCAATTCTTGGTGTTAAGGTGGAGCCGGTAGTAGCAAAGTTCTTAACCGGGTTGCCACAACGCTTTGAGGTAGCCAAGGGGACTGTAGAGCTAAACGCAGTTGTAGTTGAAATTCTAGATGGCAGCTGTCAAGCCAAGCGGATTGAGTCATTGAAATGCACTTTTGATTAAGGAAAGATCTTGGTGGCCGTGGCATACAGAAGAAAGGCGCAGATTAATATTTGTACAAATTGTGTCAAAATACGTTAACTAGAAAAGGACTTTACAAAAGTTTCAAGAATCGGATCCTAGGTTGGTTTAATCAGTCTAAAGTCTAAGAAATAACACAAGGGAGAGGTTGGAGTTGGTAGAGGTCTTAAAGGTGTCCGCAAAATCAAGCCCTAACTCTGTAGCCGGAGCCCTGGCCGGCGTGATTCGAGAAAAGGGCGTAGCAGAAATCCAGGCTATTGGTGCCGGGGCTCTTAATCAAGCCGTAAAGGCCGTGGCAATTGCCAGAGGTTTTGTTGCTCCCAGCGGATTGGACTTGGTATGCATACCAGCTTTTGCCGATGTTCAGATTGAAGGTGAAGAACGGACAGCCATTAAATTAATTGTAGAACCTAGGTAGTTATTTATTTAACTATTGCCTGTGGAGGTTTGACCCGGCTTAGTGGTAGTTGTAAATGACAATACCACGTATGTGGTTGATGCCCACTGCGATACCTTGATTAGGCTAAAGACCTATGGATTGGATAAGTTTGCCGAATCCCCGAACCAGATATGCGTCAGCCTTCCTCGATTGCGACAAGGTGGAGTTCGGGTGCAGTGGTTTGCTGTATTTGTCGAAAGCGAATTTGCGTATGGCATGCCTCTTCACCGTTCACTCGAACTCGTCGACCTATATTGGCGCATGGTTAAAAATTATAGTAATGACCTAATGCCTGTGAATAGTAGAGAAGATATAGAAAGAATGATGGCCCTAGGCCGAATCGGTACCATTCTAAGCCTCGAGGGCGGAGAAGCATTACAGGGAAGCCTGGCCATCCTTCGTAACTTCTACCGGCTAGGAGTTAGAAGTATATGTTTGACCTGGAACCGGCGCAATTATCTGGGCGATGGAGTTGGGGAAACTGGTCAAGGGGCTGGGCTTAGTAATTTCGGTAGGGCAGTCATTAGGGAAATGAATGCTCTTGGGATGATAATTGATGTTTCCCATTTGGGGGAAAGAAGCTTTTGGGAGGCAATTGAGCTAAGTCAATCGCCAGTAATTGCCTCGCATTGCAACTGTAGAGCCTTAGCGGACCATCCCCGCAACCTCACTGACGAGCAAATCAAGGCGATTGCGGAGTTAGGGGGAGTGATAGGAGTGACCTTTGTACCCGAGTTCCTACACACCTCTGCTCCGAATCTTGAGCATGTATTTGAGCATATCGATCACATTTGCCAAGTTGCTGGCCCCAATTGCGCAGGCATTGGGTCGGACTTTGATGGTACTGACAATTACTTACCCGCTTTACGAAGCCCTGCCAGTTTTGGCCTTTTGGAAGAGGGGTTAAAAAAGCGCGGTTATAGTCAGACTGATATTGGTAAAATCTTAGGTGGGAATTTCTTGCGAGTATTGTCTCAAGTCTTACCAAGCGATCAGATCCAAGGTGTGCCTAATGCTGGTTGACCTTCACGTGCATTCTACTGCCTCTGATGGATTATATTCTCCAGCGGAAGTAGTTGAGAAAGCCAAAAAGCGGAAATTGCCCGCCATAGCCATCACAGACCATGATACGGTAGATGGCTTGCAGGAAGCCCAGAAGGTAGCTTCTCAAGTCGGGTTTACCCTAGTACCGGGGATCGAGCTAAGCTGCGAGTGGGGAGCATCCGAAGTACACATCTTGGGATATTATATTGAGTCCGATGACAATGCGCTAAACCGACGTTTAGAACAGCTTCGAAAAGAACGCCGCCAGCGCGCAGCCCGTATATTGGAGCAACTGTCTGCCGCTGGTTATCCCCTAAGCCTTGAGCAAGTAACCAAATTCGTTTCCGGCAATGTGATAGGAAGACCGCACATTGCTCAGGCCATGGTTGAGAAGGGATACGTGCAGTCGGTGGCCGAAGCTTTTGAAGAATTTCTGGTCCCGGGCAAGCCGGCTTACGTCCCTAGGGCTAAACTGAGCCCAGTGGAAGCGATTGAACTGATCACTGGCGCCAACGGAATACCAGTGATGGCCCATCCAGGAATATCCAAGGTCAATGCGCTTATTAAGGATTTGGTTGATGAAGGTTTGAAAGGAATTGAGGTCTATTACCCGGATCACTCTCCCCATGACATTGCTTATTACCTTGGCTTAGCCCGGGAATACAACCTGCTGGTGACGGGCGGCACCGATTTTCATGGCCCGTTCCGTGGCCCAAAAGATTGCGAAATAGGCGATTTTGGTGTTTCGG
The Clostridia bacterium genome window above contains:
- a CDS encoding TIGR00282 family metallophosphoesterase, encoding MNILFIGDVVGRPGRRAVRRLVPSLRQEYSVDLVIANGENVAGGAGITSETARELFDAGVDFITTGNHVWDNKEVFSLLENESRIIRPINYPPGCPGQGYAIITSNMGIPVGIINASGRTFLPSLDCPFRACATAVDDLYGETKNIIIDFHAEATSEKLAFGWFMDGKVSAIIGTHTHVQTNDARILPRGTAYITDVGMTGPRDSILGVKVEPVVAKFLTGLPQRFEVAKGTVELNAVVVEILDGSCQAKRIESLKCTFD
- a CDS encoding stage V sporulation protein S, which gives rise to MVEVLKVSAKSSPNSVAGALAGVIREKGVAEIQAIGAGALNQAVKAVAIARGFVAPSGLDLVCIPAFADVQIEGEERTAIKLIVEPR
- a CDS encoding membrane dipeptidase, translated to MVVVNDNTTYVVDAHCDTLIRLKTYGLDKFAESPNQICVSLPRLRQGGVRVQWFAVFVESEFAYGMPLHRSLELVDLYWRMVKNYSNDLMPVNSREDIERMMALGRIGTILSLEGGEALQGSLAILRNFYRLGVRSICLTWNRRNYLGDGVGETGQGAGLSNFGRAVIREMNALGMIIDVSHLGERSFWEAIELSQSPVIASHCNCRALADHPRNLTDEQIKAIAELGGVIGVTFVPEFLHTSAPNLEHVFEHIDHICQVAGPNCAGIGSDFDGTDNYLPALRSPASFGLLEEGLKKRGYSQTDIGKILGGNFLRVLSQVLPSDQIQGVPNAG
- a CDS encoding PHP domain-containing protein, encoding MLVDLHVHSTASDGLYSPAEVVEKAKKRKLPAIAITDHDTVDGLQEAQKVASQVGFTLVPGIELSCEWGASEVHILGYYIESDDNALNRRLEQLRKERRQRAARILEQLSAAGYPLSLEQVTKFVSGNVIGRPHIAQAMVEKGYVQSVAEAFEEFLVPGKPAYVPRAKLSPVEAIELITGANGIPVMAHPGISKVNALIKDLVDEGLKGIEVYYPDHSPHDIAYYLGLAREYNLLVTGGTDFHGPFRGPKDCEIGDFGVSVSRLQELRAARSSMVALKDRHARQ